AATAAGGTGTTTGACAGTAATGGGACCCAACCACTGAGTGATTCAGCACTCACTCTCCTTCCTCTGatattccccctcctcccctcagatgGTTAGTAGAACGGAGAATATCGATGACTGTCTGTTGGGGGCAAATGCGTCGGCGGAGGTGCAGGATGACGGCTGCGAGTCCAGCACAGTCAGTGGAGTGGACATTGTCCTCAATCACAAACTGCAGGAGACATCCTTCACCAAGGACTCATACAAGGGCTACATCAAGGACTACATGAAGGCGTGAGTGTGTTAGTGACGGGTGTCTGCGCATGTGTTGTGTGTGCTAGGACTGATACAGGCAAAACCCATCAGTCTCCCTGTATGCCCCTCACAACTGTGACTGTTCTTATGTAGATGAAAATGTCCTTATTTGAAATGAAAAGCAGTTGaaggtgtgtgggggtgtgtgcaGGATCAAGGCTAAGCTGGAGGagaacaacccagacagagtgAAGCCTTTCATGGCTGGAGCTCAGGAGGAGATCAAGAAGATCATGGGCAACATGAAGAACTACCAGGTAACTACTAGTTACAGCTATACATCTACTACTGCCTACAGCAAATTCAGCTACACATACATTCCTCACATCAGCACAAACCTGAGCACAAATCAACTATTTGTGCTCAGTCAAGCTGTGATGATTGAAGGTCCAGGCCTATGAAACTAAAAAGATCTAGATTGGAGAAGAATCTTGTGGATGTAGTTTCACTGACCTAATTTCTCTTTACCCCCGCttacattccctctctctgttccccctcccacTGTAGTTTTTTACAGGTGAGTCCATGAACCCAGATGGTATGGTTGGGCTGCTGGATTTCCGTGAGGACGGCATCACTCCCTTCATGACATTCTTCAAAGACGGCCTGGAGATCGAGAAATGCGTGAGTCCCTTTATCCCAGTCTACTCATGTCTAATAACACATTGATTATCTTATAACTTATAACCAGTCTACTCGTGTGTTATAACCActgaccttcctctcctctctttcacagTAACACTGGACTAACTCTGTTTCTATTGGCTGCTCAGCTGCATCTCACCTGACACACGACCACCAACCAACGAGACGACTGCTCTGCATTACATTTGGATTGAAAGCATTTAGTTACAATTGTTATATTATATCTGATTGGAATGGAAGTATTACTTTAAAGTATTATAAGATGCCCAAACCATGTCATGTCTATGGGGTTGGCTGAAGGGGTGCTGTGACAGTATTTTGGTGTTGATTCTGTAATTGACCTTACTGATTACTGTGTTGAACTCTTGATTATTGCGTTCTGGTAAACTGGTATATTCAGGAAGGCCCAATCAGAACATTCAGATGGAGGCATATatgctctatatatatatatatatatatatatatacacatttctaTCATGTAGAATAAGGAATTGTGTCAGCTTTAATATGTTACATTTCTACCTGGGAAATTCAATATGTCACACACAGTTTGCTGGGATGCTTTGTTTATCTCTGCGAAGACAATGTTTCAGTCCATTGATTAGTTATTCATTAATTGGTTATTTATTGTTGATTGATTTAACTCTCAGGCCTCCATTTGCTTGGTTTACAGTTACATTAGATGTGACACCCTTACTAAAGGTAGTGGGATAGCTTAGGACTTCCTGATTTGAGTTGTGAAAAATTAAACGAACACTGGGTAAAACGTTTCCAGTTGTggtgttgatttgtttaaaaacGTAGATGATATAATCATTGGATTTATGAAAGATATTTTATGTTAATACCAATGGCCTTTTTGTTGAAAAGTTTATCTCTAAAGCTTGTTCTGTCGAGTAAGTAGTCCTGCATATTTAGTGAAAATGGAAAATATGCAAATACCAGTCGTTCCATTATTTTATGGATCTTTATAAATTCTTTATTGCAGAGTTGCAGGTTCTGTAGGTAAGGTGAAAGACAAAATCCAAAGAACCCATCCAAAGTACAGTGTAGCTTTAAGGCAAGTGCTTCACACAGTATGGTTCATGGTGCAAGATCCCCACCATCCTACCAACAGGTTGACAACAAGCAGACACTGGTCATGTAATTTTGGGTACCAGTCAAAGAACAGAAAGACTCCCAACTCTCCACCATGATGGGAGGCCCTTGGATCAGCATT
Above is a genomic segment from Oncorhynchus nerka isolate Pitt River linkage group LG1, Oner_Uvic_2.0, whole genome shotgun sequence containing:
- the LOC115123928 gene encoding translationally-controlled tumor protein homolog isoform X1, whose amino-acid sequence is MIIYKDIITGDEMFSDIYKIKESPNGMLLEVEGKMVSRTENIDDCLLGANASAEVQDDGCESSTVSGVDIVLNHKLQETSFTKDSYKGYIKDYMKAIKAKLEENNPDRVKPFMAGAQEEIKKIMGNMKNYQFFTGESMNPDGMVGLLDFREDGITPFMTFFKDGLEIEKC
- the LOC115123928 gene encoding translationally-controlled tumor protein homolog isoform X2; this encodes MVSRTENIDDCLLGANASAEVQDDGCESSTVSGVDIVLNHKLQETSFTKDSYKGYIKDYMKAIKAKLEENNPDRVKPFMAGAQEEIKKIMGNMKNYQFFTGESMNPDGMVGLLDFREDGITPFMTFFKDGLEIEKC